TTTCCCTGTCTAGTCGCCGGTTATCCGGCGCGATACGTTTTCATCAACGATTCAGTTCAGGCGGAAGACGTCGGTTGACGACGGCAATGCCTTGTCGGGCGTGACGCCGATATTGGCTGGCGCCAACCATACTGATAGAGACGTATGGGGCTTAGCCGTGATGTCATCCCCGTCTCCCTGTTGATGTTAACGCCGGCAATCAGGCCGGAAGTAGAGGAAAGCATGAAGATTATTCGTAATGGTTCGCAGCCTTCCCGGCCAGGCCCGGAAGCGTGGTTTACCGGTCACGTACGCATCGACGCACCGTTTCAGGCGACAGAGCCTGCCCGCGTGGGCGGCGCGACCGTCACCTTTGAACCCGGCGCACGCACCGCCTGGCACACCCATCCGCTGGGACAAACGCTGATTGTGGTTCAGGGGCGAGGCTGGGTTCAGGAATGGGGTAACGAAATTCATGAAATGAACCCGGGAGATATCGTGTGGATCCCCGAAGGGGTGAAGCACTGGCACGGCGCGACGGCGGAAACGGCGATGACGCACATCGCAATTGCCGAATCGCTTGATGGCAGTGTGGTGGAATGGATGGAGCACGTCAGTGATGAGCAATACCCGAAGTAACCCAGGAAACCGTGGTGTGGTTGCGGATGATGCCCGGCGCGGTGGAAAGGGAACTGGCGCGAAGTATTACCGATCCCAACATGGCAGCGGGCGTCAAGTCGTTCTATGACGACTATGCTATTTCTGCAGAGTCATTTGCCCGGGTCGTGGCCTTCGCTATCCGTCAGCCTGAAGATGTGGACATTAACGACGTTCTGTTCCGTCCGACCCGGCTGGAATTGTAATCACGCTTTGAATAAGGCAAGGAGTCAACTATGACCATGAAAGTACTGGGTTATGCCGCGCAGTCATCAGCCGCGCCGTTAGCGCCGTTTCACTTTACGCGCCGAACGCCGCGCCCCGATGATGTGGTGGTGGAGATTCTGTATTGCGGCGTTTGCCACTCCGATCTGCATCAGGCGCGCAATGACTGGGGGTTTAGCCATTATCCGCTGGTACCCGGTCATGAAATCATCGGGCGTGTGACCGCCGTTGGCGCTGGCGTCACCAAATTCAAACCTGACGATCTGGTGGGTATCGGCTGCATGGTGGATTCGTGTCGTGAATGCCAGCCTTGTAAGCAGGGGCTGGAACAATACTGCGATGAAGGCAACGTGCAGACCTATAACGGGGTTGACCGTCATGATCACCAGCCGACCTACGGCGGCTATTCTCAGCAAATCGTCGCCTCGCAGGATTTTGTGCTGCGCATTCCCGCCTCGATGGACCTGAAATCGGCGGCGCCGCTGCTGTGCGCCGGGATTACCACCTGGTCGCCGTTGCGCCACTGGAACGTCGGTAAAGGCAGCAAGGTAGCGGTGGTCGGATTGGGCGGTCTGGGCCATATGGCGATCAAACTGGCTCATGCGCTCGGCGCGGAAGTGACGCTATTCACTCGCTCTCCCGGCAAAGAGGCCGACGCCCGGCGTTTAGGGGCTGACCGCATTGTGCTGTCGACGGCGGCGTCGCAGATGGAGACGGTCAAAGGTCAGTTTGACCTGATTATCGACACCGTGCCCTACGAGCATG
The DNA window shown above is from Dickeya dadantii NCPPB 898 and carries:
- a CDS encoding NAD(P)-dependent alcohol dehydrogenase translates to MTMKVLGYAAQSSAAPLAPFHFTRRTPRPDDVVVEILYCGVCHSDLHQARNDWGFSHYPLVPGHEIIGRVTAVGAGVTKFKPDDLVGIGCMVDSCRECQPCKQGLEQYCDEGNVQTYNGVDRHDHQPTYGGYSQQIVASQDFVLRIPASMDLKSAAPLLCAGITTWSPLRHWNVGKGSKVAVVGLGGLGHMAIKLAHALGAEVTLFTRSPGKEADARRLGADRIVLSTAASQMETVKGQFDLIIDTVPYEHDINPYMPTLTLDGTLVFVGLLGDINPMLNTVSMILGRRSVAGSCIGGIAETQEMLDFCGEHGITSDVEMIDIQNINAAYERMLKSDVKYRFVIDMASLA
- a CDS encoding (R)-mandelonitrile lyase, which produces MKIIRNGSQPSRPGPEAWFTGHVRIDAPFQATEPARVGGATVTFEPGARTAWHTHPLGQTLIVVQGRGWVQEWGNEIHEMNPGDIVWIPEGVKHWHGATAETAMTHIAIAESLDGSVVEWMEHVSDEQYPK